One part of the Procambarus clarkii isolate CNS0578487 chromosome 41, FALCON_Pclarkii_2.0, whole genome shotgun sequence genome encodes these proteins:
- the LOC123760998 gene encoding adhesive plaque matrix protein-like → MESETVAKQSKHLYSVVKSVTFNVFSPVQQVALLVVVLAGVSVALPSDPYTQPSYKAAPMPYNYAYGVKDDYAGTDFGHNEDSDGSAVKGSYNVVLPDGRIQTVSYVADHYNGYQAQVSYKGEAQYPHEYGPPVTFKPQYQNSYQPQPSYKPQPSYKPQPSYQPEPSYQPQPSYQPEPSYKPQPSYQSQPSYQPEPSYQPQPSYLPEPSYQPQPSYQPEPSYQPQPSYQSQPSYQPQPSYQ, encoded by the exons ATGGAATCAGAAACTGTAGCAAAACAATCAAAGCATTTATACTCAGTAGTAAAGTCAGTGACCTTCAATGTTTTCTCTCCCGTCCAGCAAgtggcgctgttggtggtggtgctggcggggGTATCCGTGGCTCTTCCCTCTGACCCATACACCCAACCCTCCTATAAAGCG GCGCCCATGCCATACAACTACGCCTACGGTGTCAAGGACGACTACGCCGGCACTGACTTCGGCCACAACGAGGACTCCGACGGCAGCGCGGTCAAGGGCTCCTACAATGTTGTCCTGCCCGACGGCCGCATCCAGACG GTGAGCTACGTGGCTGACCACTACAACGGGTACCAGGCCCAGGTGAGCTACAAGGGCGAGGCCCAGTACCCACATGAGTACGGTCCACCTGTCACCTTCAAGCCCCAATACCAAAACTCATACCAGCCCCAGCCCTCATACAAGCCTCAGCCCTCATACAAACCCCAGCCCTCATATCAACCAGAGCCCTCATACCAGCCACAGCCCTCATATCAACCAGAGCCTTCATACAAGCCTCAGCCCTCATACCAGTCCCAGCCCTCATATCAACCAGAGCCCTCATACCAGCCCCAGCCCTCATATCTACCAGAGCCCTCATACCAGCCCCAGCCCTCATATCAACCAGAGCCTTCATACCAGCCCCAGCCCTCATACCAGTCCCAGCCCTCATACCAGCCCCAGCCTTCATACCAATAA
- the LOC123761001 gene encoding cuticle protein 7-like, whose translation MFKVPIVIVLTVVVGASLALPSDPYNQPTYKPVPIPYNFAYGVKDDYAGTDFGHNEDSDGHTVKGSYNVALPDGRIQTVSYVADHNNGYQAQVSYKGEAQYPHQYGPAVTFKPQPSYQPQPSYQPQPSYQPQPSYQPQPSYQPQPSYQPQPSYQ comes from the exons ATGTTCAAGGTACCT ATTGTGAtcgtgttgactgtggtggtcgGAGCATCTCTGGCTCTCCCATCAGACCCTTACAACCAACCCACCTACAAACCG GTGCCTATACCGTACAACTTCGCCTACGGCGTCAAGGACGACTACGCCGGCACTGACTTCGGCCACAACGAGGACTCCGACGGCCACACCGTCAAGGGCTCCTACAATGTTGCCTTGCCCGACGGCCGCATCCAGACG GTGAGCTACGTGGCTGACCACAACAACGGGTACCAGGCCCAGGTGAGCTACAAGGGCGAGGCCCAGTACCCACACCAGTACGGTCCAGCTGTCACTTTCAAGCCCCAGCCCTCATACCAGCCCCAGCCCTCATACCAGCCCCAACCCTCGTACCAGCCCCAGCCCTCATACCAGCCCCAACCCTCATACCAGCCCCAGCCCTCATACCAGCCCCAACCCTCATACCAATAA
- the LOC123761162 gene encoding pro-resilin-like: QQVAALVVAVTASLALGLPTDPYGQPVYKSEPIPYNYAYGVKDDYAGTDFGHNENSDGSTAKGSYNVALPDGRIQTVNYVADHYNGYQAQVSYKGEAQYPHQYGPAVTFKPQYQPSYQPSYP; the protein is encoded by the exons CAACAGGTGGCAgccctggtggtggcggtgaccgCAAGCCTGGCTCTGGGCCTCCCTACAGACCCATACGGCCAGCCAGTTTATAAGTCG GAACCCATCCCATACAACTACGCCTACGGTGTCAAGGACGACTACGCTGGCACTGACTTCGGCCACAACGAGAACTCCGACGGGTCCACGGCGAAGGGCTCATACAATGTTGCTCTCCCTGACGGCCGCATACAAACA GTGAACTACGTGGCTGACCACTACAACGGGTACCAGGCCCAGGTGAGCTACAAGGGCGAGGCCCAGTACCCACACCAGTACGGTCCAGCTGTCACCTTCAAgccccagtaccagccctcatacCAACCCTCATATCCATAG